From the genome of Streptomyces sp. JH34:
GCGCGGACTGCTGATCGCCCCCCGGTGGCGCAGCGCCGCGGGCGAGGAGGCGGACTACGGCTGGCTCGCCGACGTGGGGGTGCCGACGGTCCTGATGGAGCGGCGTCCCCGGCCGGGCAGCGCGCTGCACGCCGTGGACACGGTGTGTTCCGACCACTGGTACGGGATCCACCTGGCCGTGGACCATCTGGTCTCTCTGGGCCACCGGCGGCTCGTCCTCGCCGCCAGGAACGACAGCCCGACGGCGCGTTCCATACGGGCCGCGTTCGCCGACATCGCGAGCACACGGCCGGAGGTCGAGGACTGGTCGGTGGTGCTCAGCTCCCCGAACGCGGGGCCGGGCGAGCCCGGTTCCCGGGAGGAGGTCCCGGATCTCGCGGGGCTGCTGCGGGAGCGGGGCGTGACGGGCGCGGTCCTGCACGGCGACGAGGACGCCCTGATGCTGGTCCAGCGGTTGTCCGAGAGCGGGATCCGGGTCCCGCGGGACTGCTCCGTGGTGGCGTACGACGACGTCGTGGCGGCCCTGGGCAGCACCGCCCTCACCGCGGTGGCTCCGCCGAGGGCCGAGATCGGACGGGCCGCGGCCGAGCTGCTCCTGCACCGGCTCGCCCACCCCGCCGGCACCACCGGACCCGTGCGCAGGACGGAGCTGCTCCCCCGGCTCGAAGTGCGCGGATCGACGCGGGAGTCGTCCGTTCCAACAGAATGACCGTTTGAACACTTCAAGCTTCTTCTGATCGATCTATTGACCGCTATCGATCAGCCGATCAGTATTCCCCGTGTCTCGAATCAGGAGCCGCGGGAGGCGCACATGCCTGGTCGACAGAGCCGTCGATCCGTGCTCGCCACGATCGCCGCACTGCCTCTGACGGGCGCGCTGAGCGCCTGCGGAGGTGGTGGCGGGGACACACGATCGGGCGGTACGAGCAGTACCGGCAGGACCGTAAGCAGCGGGAACGGCAGGAAGACACGCATCACCTTCTGGTCCGCCCTGCGGGGCAGCCAGGAGGTCGTGGACGCGTTCAACCGCGGGCACGACACCATCCAGGTCGATTTCCAGCAGGTCCCCTCGGGTGGCCAGGGCGGTTACGCCAAGCTCAGCAACGCCGCCCGGGCGGGCAACGCCCCGGACATCGCGACCATCGAGTACCCCCAGGTACCCGGCTTCGCCATCGACGGGGTCTGCCGTGACCTCACCGGCCTGATGAGCGACGGTCTGCGGGCCGCGCTGCTGCCGCAGGCCCTGGGGCTGACCACCTTCGAGAAGCGGGTGTTCAGCGTCCCCCTCGACATAGAGCCGATGGTGATGCACTACCGCACCGACCTCTTCGAGCGGTACGGACTGACCGTCCCGCGCACCTGGGAGGAGTTCGAGGACACCGCGCGGACGGTGCGCGGCAAGGGGCACGAGCGCCGGATGGCACTGTTTCCCACGGACGGCGACACGCATTTCGCCGCATGGTCGTGGCAGGCGGGCGCGCGCTGGTTCGACACCTCGGGCGGTGCCTGGAACCTCTCGCTCGCCGACGCCCCGACCCGTCGCGTGGCCGCGTACTGGCAGCGCCTGACGGACCGGGAACTGGTCTTCATGAACGCCACGGAGAGCCGGCAGAGCGACGCCCAGATCGCCGGCGGAGCGGTGCTCTCCCGGCTCAGCGGTGCCTGGGACGCGGGCGCCCAGATGAAGGCCCGCCCCGGCCAGAAGAACCGGTGGGCGATCGCACCGCTCCCCCAGTGGGACCCGGCCGACCCCGGTGTGGGCACCCATGGCGGCTCGACGTTCGCGGTGACCAAGGACAGCACGGCGCCGGAGGCCGCGATGGAGTTCATCGAGTGGCAGGTCTCGCATCCGGACGCGCTGCGCGCCCGGCTCTCCAGCGGGGCCAGCAGCCAGTACCCGGCCGCCCCCGGGCTGGTGGACGTGGGCCGTGCGGCCTTCGACCGCTCCTACTACGGCGGCCAGGACATCTACACCCTCTTCGAGCAGGAGGCGCTCAAGATCCGCGCGGGCTGGACCTGGGGTCCCCGGATGACCGCGACCGGCAAGCTCATGAAGGACGGGTTCGCGCGGGCGAGCGGCGGCCGGGGCGACATCCTCGGGGCGGTCAGGGCCGCCGAGGAGGGCACCGTGCCGGACCTCAGGGCGCTCGGACTGTCCACCACCAGGAAGTCCACCTGACCCACGACCGCGACCACCGTCCAGCTGAGAGGCAGGTGACACCCTTGACCAGCGCCACACCCGTTTCCGTTCCCGCGGAGACCTCCGTACGCCCGGCACCGGAGCGCCCGGCCGGCACCGCACCGGCGCCCACCGGCCGCGGATCCACGCGCCGTCGCGAACTGGGCGCCTGCGGCGTCCTGATGACGCCGTTCCTCGTCCTCATGGTGACCGTCTTCCTGATCCCGGTCGGCACCGCCGTCCACCTGAGCTTCTTCAGCGACGACCAGCCCGGGCTCGGCTTCGGCCCGGAGCGCACGGTCTTCGCCGGGCTGCGCAACTACACGGCGGTCGTGACCGATCCGACCTTCCTCGGCGGTCTGGGCATCGTCGCCCTGTACTGCCTGATCTACATCCCGCTGATGGTGGCGGGCGCCCTCGCGCTCGCGCTGCTGCTGGACTCCGGCGTCGTACGCCTGCGCGGAACGGCCCAGCTGGCACTGTTCCTGCCGCACGCGGTGCCCGGCATCATCGCCGCGCTGATCTGGCTGTACCTGTACACCCCCGGGATCAGTCCGGTCATCGAGGTGCTCGGCAAGGCCGACATCACCATCGACTTCCTGGGTGTGCACACCGTGCTGCCCTCCATCGTGAACATCGCGCTGTGGAGCAACCTCGGCTACAACATGGTGGTGTTCTACGCCGCCCTGCAGGCGGTCCCCCGTGAGGTGATCGAGGCCTCGGTCGTCGACGGCGCCGGCCCCGTCCGCACCGCGCTCCAGGTCAAGGCCCCCCTGGTCCGCTCCTCGATCGTGATGGTGGCGATGTTCACCCTGATCTTCGCGCTCCAGCTCTTCACCGAACCGATGCTGCTCAGCCAGTCGACCCCGATGATCAACTCGCGCTTCTCGCCCAGCATGTACATCTACGACGCCGCCTTCACCCGGAACAACTACGGCCTCGCGGCAGCGGCCTCGGTCGTGCTGCTCCTCTGTACGGTGGCCCTCTCCTACGGCGTCACCCGCTGGACCAATCGCGCCGACGCCGCCGAGGAGGGCGCCCGATGAGCGCGTCGACCGCACCCCGGACCGCATCGCGACCGCGGCCCCGCCTCCTGGGCCGTTCCGTCGTCAACCTCGTGGTCGGCATCTCGGTTCTGTACACCCTGCTGCCGGTGCTGTGGCTGGTCCTGGCCTCCACCAAGAACCGGGACGCCCTGTTCAGCAGCGACGTCCTGTCGCTGACCGACTTCTCCTTCGTCCAGAACCTGACGGACCTGTTCGCCATGGACGGCGGACTGTACGGGCGCTGGTACGGCAACAGCCTGCTGTACGCGGTACTCGGAGCGGCGCTCGGCGCGCTGATCAGCATCGCGTGCGGCTACGCCTTCGACAAGTACCGCTTCGCCCACAAGGAGAAGCTGTTCGGTCTCGTGCTGGCCGCGGTCATGGTGCCGCAGACGGTGCTCGCCCTGCCGCTGTACCTGATGGCCTCCGGCGCCGGTCTCGTGAACACCTTCTGGGCCGTCTTCATCCCCGTCCTGTTCAATCCGTTCGGGGTGTACCTCGGCCGGATCTTCAGCCAGGGGTACGTACCCGACGAGGTGCTGGAGGCCGCGCGGATGGACGGCGCGGGCGAACTGGCCGCCTACTTCCGGGTGGCGCTCCGCATGCTGGGTCCCGGGCTGGTCACCGTCTTCCTCTTCCAGCTCACCGCCATCTGGAACAACTTCTTCCTGCCCATGGTGATGCTGTCCGACCAGGACCTCTATCCGGTCAGCCTCGGCCTGTACTCCTGGAACAGCTCCGCGTCCGTATCGCCCGAGTACTACCCCGTCGTCATCATGGGCTCGCTGCTCGCGGTGCTGCCCCTGATCCTCGCCTTCGCCCTGCTCCAGCGCTTCTGGCGCTCCGGACTGACGGCGGGTGCCGTCAAGTAGCCGAGCCGACCCACCGGACCACCGCACAGGAGAACCATGCCCAGCACGCCCTCCGCACACCGCCGGCCGCGCGCCGCGCTCGCCATGGGAGCGGACGCCGCAGCCGCGGTGCTCTCCCCCGACTCCCTGGCGGCGCTGGCCGGGGTGTGCGCGCTCGCCCCGCTGCCCGCGATCGACGACTTCACGACGGAGGCGGCCCGGGCCGTGCTCGCGGACACCGAGGTCCTGGTCACCGGCTGGGGCTGCCCGCCGATCCACGCGGGTGTCCTGGCCGCCGCACCCGCGCTGCGGGCCGTCGTGCACACGGCGGGGACCGTCAGGGGCCATGTCACCGACGCCTGCTGGGACCGGGGCATCGAGGTGTCGTCGGCCGCGGCCGCCAACGCCCTGCCGGTCGCGGAGTACACCCTGGCCATGATCCTGCTCTCCGGCAAACGCGTCCTGGAACGGGCCCGGGACTTCCGCGCCGGCCGCGTACGCGACGCCTGGCTCGCGGCCCCTGCCGAAGTGGGCAACTACCGGCGCACGGTGGGCATCCTGTCCGCCTCGCTGATCGGGAGGCGGGTGATCGAGCTGCTGCGCCCCTACGACCTGCGGGTGCTGCTCCACGACCCGTACGTCACGGACGAGGAGGCCGCCGCGCTCGGCGTCCGCCCCGTCGCCCTCGCGGAACTCTTCGCGCAGAGCGACGTGGTCAGTGTCCACACACCGCTGCTGCCCGCGACGACGGGACTCGTCAGCCGCGCACTCCTCACGTCGATGCGGCCGGACGCCGTCCTGATCAACACCTCGCGGGGCGCCGTCGTCGACCAGGACGCCCTCACCGACGTGCTGCGGGCCGACCGCATCCGCGCGGTCCTCGACGTCACCGACCCCGATCCGCTGCCGGCGGGCCATCCGCTGTGGGACTGCGACAACGCGGTCATCACCCCGCACCTCGCGGGGTCCCAGGGCAACGAACTGCGGCGGCTGGCCGACCTCGCGGTCGGCGAGGTCGCCCGCTGGGCCGCGGGCGACGGCTTCGCCCATCCCGTACGACGCGAAAGGCTGGCATTCCTCGCATGAGCTCCATCCCCTTCCCGCTCCCCTCCGAAGACCGTTCGGCGAGCCCGTCCACCGGCTACACCCGGGCGCACTGGGAAGCCACCGCGGACGGGCTGCTGGACGCCGCCTGGAAGTGGGCGACCCCCGGCCGGGCCCTCCTCGACCTGCCGGGCCGCCCCTCGCGTTCCGGCGTGCGGTCCGACGGGCTGGAGGGCTACGCCCGGACGTTCCTCACCGCCGCCTTCCGGGTCGCCGGGGCGGAGGGCAAGGACCCCCACAACTGGCTGGAGCGGTACGCCGACGGGCTCACCGCAGGAACCCGCACGGCAGGACGGGACGACGCCGAGTCCTGGCCGCTGATCCTCGACCACACCGTGTTCGGCCAGCCGATGGTGGAGTCGGCCTCGGTCGCCATCGGCCTGCGGCTGACCCGCCCCTGGCTCTGGGACCGGCTGGACGGCGCCACCCAGGACCGGGCGGAGGAATGGCTGCGCGGCGCCCTGCGGCACACGCCCGCGCCCAACAACTGGTACCTGTTCCCCTTCTCCGTCGCCGGGTTCCTGGAGTCGGTCGGCCGGGGTGACGCGGAGACGGGCCGCGCGCGGCAGCGGGCGCTCGACCTGCTGGAGGTCTGGTACCGCGGCGAGGGCTGGTACGCCGACGGGGACGGACGTGCCTTCGACCACTACAACGGCTGGGCGCTGCACCTGTATCCCGTGCTGGACGCCTACCTGTCGGGCGACGAGGAGCTGTCGGCGCTGTACGGCGCACGGCTGCGCGAGCATCTGGAGGGCTTCTCCCTGATGTTCGGTGCGGACGGCGCCCCGATGCACTTCGGGCGCTCCCTCTCCTACCGCTTCGCGGCGGGCGCGGCGGTCGGGATGGGCGCGGTGTCCGGGCACACCCCCTTGTCCCCGGGCGTCTCCCGCCGGCTGGTCAGCGGCTCGCTGCGGTACTTCCTGGAGCGCGGTTCGGCGGGGGCCGACGGTCTGCTCAGCCTGGGCTGGCACGGTCCGCACGACGCGACGCTCCAGGTGTACTCGGGTCCGGCCTCGCCGTACTGGGCGTCGAAGGCCTTCGTCGCCCTGCTGGCACCGGCGGAGCACCCGCTGTGGACGGCGCGGGAGGAGCCCGCCCCGAGCGAGGGGCCGGACCGGGTGCTGTCACTGCCGTCACCGGGTCTGCTGGTGCAGTCGACCCGGGCGGACGGAGTGGTGCGGCTGCACAATCACGGAAGCGACCATGTCCGGCCGCACGAGGGCGAGACGGCGGATGTCGCGGACCCGCTCTACGCCCGTCTCGCGTATTCGACGGCCACCGGCCCGACGGCGTCCGCGAACACCGCGGACAACCATCTGTCGCTCCGGATCGGGGGCTCCCGCAGCACCCGGGTACGGATCCACCCGCTGGGTGCGGGTCACGGTGACGGCTGGGGCTGGGCGGCGTCCTGGCACACCCCGGTCCTCCCGGAGGGCCCGCCGACCTGGCCGGGCCTGCGGGTCGAGAGCGTGACCGTCGTCCGGGGACGGTATGAACTCCGGGTGCACCGGGTCCTGGGCGCGCCCGCCGGGGCCCGTGCCGAGGAGACTGGCTGGGCGACCGGCCCCGAGGACGCGGTCCGTTCCGCGTTGCACGGGCTGCACGGCTGGGAGGAGCAGGAGGACGTACGGGCCCCGCAGGGCACCGCGTTCACCCGCTGGGCGGTCCTCCCCCGGCTCGGCGCCGATGTGGAGGGGGCACGGCTCCTGGTGGCGCTCGCGTCGCTGACGGCGGAGGAGGATCCGGCGCCGCTCGCCACTGCGGTGAGCGGGGTGAACGTGGACGGGGACACGGTCGAGGTCGCCTGGGCGGACGACGGTTCGATGACCCGTGTCGGCTTCGCGCCCCTGGAAGTCGTCCACGGGCTCCGCTGAGCCGACCGGGGGGCGACGGCGGCCGGTGGCAGTCCCGCGAGGCTGCCGTCGGCCGCTGCCTCATGCGTCGGTGCGGATCACCACGGCGAGGGTGCGGGGGCCGTGGACTCCCTCCACCCGCTCCAGTTCGATGTCGGAGGTGGCCGACGGTCCGCTGATCAGGGTGGTCGGCCTCTCCGGCACCAGGCGGGCCACCGCCTCCGGGACGCCGGCCACGACCGAGGACAGGTCGACGACGCAGACATGGAGGTCGGGGACGAGCGACAGGGCGCGCCGGCCCTGGTCGGGTGATCCGTCCAGGAAGATGGTGCCGGTCTCGGCGCAGCTGACGGCGGATGCCGTCACCACGCCGTCCAGTGCGTCGAGGCTCGGAGCGGGGATGTCCGCGGAGTCCCGGCGGACCTCGCCGTCGTAGGCGCCGAGCCACTGTTCGTCCAGCCCGTCCGGGACGCCGATCCGACGGGCGCCGCGCTCGCTCAGGACGCCTGCGATCACCTCGGCGGTGCGGTCGGCGGTGCAGGGGTGGACCGTCGCCTTGTAGTCGACGAGCCGGTCGGTCAGCAGCGCGAGGCGTTCGGCGTCCGGGAGCGTGCGGCCGGTGCGGTAGGTACGGGGGATCACGGTGTCGGGGGCGGGTGCGAGGGCCAGGGCGTCCCTGATCCGGCTCAGTACCGTCTCGCGTGCGGTGGGGGTGGTCACCGGTCCTCCTCGGGGGTGTCGGCGGTACGTCCCGCACCCTCCTCGGCGGCGGCCCGCATCGTCGCGGCGCCCTCCGCCGAGGACAGCCAGGCACGGAAGGACTGCTTGGGCGGGGCAGGTGTGTCACGGCTGTCGCTCCAGCCGCTGAACGGCGCGGGCAGGCGCGAGATCGTGCCGTCGCGCCCGCCGGCGGCCCTTCCGAGGGAGGCGGCCTTCTGTGCCGCGGTGTAGAGCTTCGGCCTCTTCATCACCCCGGCCGCCGCCTTCATGGCCAGCTTCTCCGCCGTGGTGCCGGACTGTTCGGTGTTCTGGTGGCGCAGTTCGACGAGCATCGAGGGGATGTCGATCTTGACGGGGCAGGCGTCGAAACAGGCACCGCAGAGGCTGGAGGCGTACGGCAGGGAGCTGTTGGGGTCGTCCTTCACCGCGTGCATCCCGGCGAGCTGCGGGGTGAGGACCGCGCCGATCGGACCGGGGTACGTCGACCCGTACGCGTGGCCGCCGGCCCTCTCGTACACGGGACAGACGTTGAGGCAGGCCGAGCAGCGGATGCAGTTGAGCGCCTCACGGCCGATCGCGTCGGCGAGCGCGGCGGTGCGGCCGTTGTCGAGGAGGACCAGGTGGAAGTCCTGCGGCCCGTCGCCCGGTGTCACGCCCGTCCACATGGAGGTGTAGGGGTTCATCCGCTCCCCGGTCGAGGACCGCGGCAGCAGCTGGAGGAAGACCTCCAGGTCCTGATGGCGTGGCAGGACCTTCTCGATGCCCATCACGGTGATGAGGGTGTCGGGCAGGGTGAGGCACATCCTGCCGTTGCCCTCGGACTCGACGACGGTGAGGGTGCCGGTCTCGGCGATGCCGAAGTTCGCGCCGGACACGGCCACCTTGGTCGTCATGAACTTCTCGCGCAGATAGGCGCGGGCCGCCGCGGCGAGGTGTGCGGGCACGTTGTCGAGGTCGGGGTCGACGCCGGGGATCTCGTCGAGGAAGATCTGCCGGATCTCGTCGCGGTTGCGGTGGATCGCGGGCACCAGGATGTGCGACGGCTTGTCGTCGGCGAGCTGGACGATGAGCTCGGCCAGGTCGGTCTCGTACGGGGTGATTCCAACTGCTTCGAGGTGCTCGTTGAGGCCGATCTCCTGGGTGGCCATCGACTTGACCTTGATGACGTCGCTGCTGCCGGTCGCCCGAACCAGCCGGGTGACGATCTCGTTGGCCTCGACGCCGTCCCGTGCCCAGTGGACCGTGCCGCCGCGCTCGGTGACCTTCCGCTCCAGCTGTTCCAGGAGTTCGGGGAGCCGGTTCATGGTGTCGGTCTTGATCGCCGATCCGGCCTCGCGCAGCTGCTCCCAGTCGGGGAGTTCACCGGTGACGTCCAGGCGCTTGGTACGGATGGTGCGGGTGGCCCTGCCGAGGTTGCGGCGCAGCTGTTCGTCCCGGAGTCCGTCGTGGGCCGCCTCGGGGAACTTCCGGTCGCCCCGCAGATTTCCCGTCCCGTAGGGGGAGCGCGGCGGGGCGGCGGGCATGCCGAGGAACGTGCTCATCGGGCGGCCTCCATCAGGGCGTACGGCGCGGTGCGGGTGGATCCGAGGATCTGGGCCAGGTGCAGGGTGCGCGTTCCGGACCTGATGCGGGAGAGCCCGCCGCCGATGTGCATCAGGCAGGAGGAGTCCCCGGCGGAGCACACGTCTGCCTTCGTCTCGGCGATGTTGCGCATCTTGTCCTGGAGCATGGCGGTGGAGGTCTCGGAATTCTTGACGGCGAACGTCCCGCCGAAGCCGCAGCACGAGTCGGCCTCGGGAAGCTCGACCAGATCGATCTCCTCGACGGCGCGCAGCAGCCGCAGCGGCTTGTCGCCGACGCGGAGCATGCGCAGGGAGTGGCAGGTGGGGTGATAGGTGACGCGGTGCGGGAAGTACGCGCCGACCCGGGTGACGCCGAGGACGTCGACGAGGAGTTCGGAGAGCTCGTACGTCTTGGCCTTGACCGTGGCGACCCCGGCGCGCAGCGCGGCGTCCCCGTAGCGTTCGGCGACGATCTCGTGCTGGTGGCGGACCGAGCCGGCACACGATCCGGACGGCATGACGACGGCGTCTATCGAGGTGTCCCCGAACTGCTCGGCGAAGTTGCGCACCAGAGGCACGGGTTCGCGCTGGTAGCCGGTGTTCACGTGCATCTGGCCGCAGCAGGTCTGACCCGGCGGGAAGACCACGTCGTGACCCAGGCGGGCGAGCAGCACCGCGGTGGATTTCACCGCCTCCGGGAAGAGTGTGTCTCCCAGGCAGGTGGCGAAGAGTCCGATACGCATGGGGCCTCCTCGGATTTATGGTCCGACCATACTAGCCTCGGTCCGAATGGGGAAGCGTGCGGGCACGCCCGGTGGGGGAAACGGGAACGGGAGCGGGGACGGTGCGCGTGCACCGTCCCCGCTCCCGTTCCGCGGCAGGGGCGTTCCTACCGCGCGGCGTTCCCGTCGCCCTCGCGCTCGCCGCTCTCCTGGTTCTCGTCGACCAGCGTTCCGTGCAGGCCCCTGATGTGTTCCTCGACCAGGTCGGCGGCCTCACCGCCGCGCCCCTCGCGCACCAGTCGCAGCAGCCGCGCGTGCTGTGCGTTGAGCGCACCCGCCGTCGCGGGCCAGTCGCCGACCGCTTCCAGGGCCCGCAGGATGAGCGGGCGGACGGATTCCCGCACCGCCGAAGTGAGCGTGGAGGTGAGCGCGTTGCCCGAGCTCCCCGCGATCAGGACGTGGAAGCGGGTGTCGAGGTCGTTGAAGTCGGCCACGCCCACGTCCGGCTCCCCCATACGCCGGACGAGCTCGCCCGCGGCGTCGAGGTCCTCGGCCCGGGCGTGCCGGGCGGCGGCCTCCCAGCTCGAGCGCTCCAGGACGACGCGCGCCTCGAGCACGTCGTGCAGGCTGTAACTGCCGAGCGCGAAGTGCAGGCGCAGCAGCCGGCCGAGCGCGTCGTCCGGGTTGCGCACGATGCGCGCCCCGGAGTCGGGGCCCCTGCCAGGCTGGGCGACCAGGACACCGATGGTCTCGAGCACCCTGAGCGCCTCGCGCAGCGCGGAACGGCTGACGCCGAGCACCGGCGCCAGCTCCCGCTCGGCCGGCAGGCGGTCACCCGCCTTGAGTTCTCCGGCGAAGACCCGTTCCTCGATGCTCTGCAGGACGAGCTCATGGGTACGGGCCTGCCGCACGGGCTGCCACTCGACGGGCATCCGCTACTCCCTGTTCCGGGCGATACGCATGATCCGACTATGTCACACAGCACGTGTGGTCGGACCAAAGCCCGGGGTGGCTCGGCAGGACCGCGTACGCCGCCTCACCGGCGGAACCCGGCCTCACCGGCAGGCGTGGCTCAACGGGCCCGGGGTACGCCGCTCCCCCGCCTGCTCCGCTGCGGGTCGAGCAGTTGTCCCGCCATTCCGGCCACCACCAGGCCGGCGGCGATCAGGAGGCCGTGGCCGATGAAGATGCCGGTCAGAAGGCCGACGACTCCGAGGGCGAGCCACACCCATGTCGTCGGACCGGGGCGGAACCCGCGCGGAGCGTCCCGCTCCGGGGCGCCGGCGCGTTCGGGGTCGTCGCTGCGGAGACGGTCCTCGAAGCCGTGCAGCCGCTCGTCGTAGTGGGGCATGGTGACTCCCTCCCGGATCAGATGGATCAGTCGGACCGGAATCCTGTGGATCCGCCTCCATCGTCGGCGCCGGAGGGGGCCGCGGGACATCGGGGCTGACACCCATCTTCGAGGGGGCCCACCATGCAGACCCCGCCGCGGCCGCGGCCCGTGGCGGTGTCTGCGTGGTGGACCCCCGACCGGCGATAGTGGAGGCACCCGAACGCCGTGTACCGTCCGAAGGAGGCCGTGCGGTCTTGTCCCTGTTCTGGCGCATCTTCCTGCTCAACGCCGCCGTGCTGGTCGCCGCCGGGGCCCTGCTGCTGCTCGGCCCGATCACCGTGTCCGCCCCCGTGGTGCTGACGGAGGCCCTGATCCTGGCCGGCGGCATGACCCTGATGCTCGGCGCGAACGCCCTGCTCCTGCGGCTGGGGCTC
Proteins encoded in this window:
- a CDS encoding DUF3040 domain-containing protein, coding for MPHYDERLHGFEDRLRSDDPERAGAPERDAPRGFRPGPTTWVWLALGVVGLLTGIFIGHGLLIAAGLVVAGMAGQLLDPQRSRRGSGVPRAR
- a CDS encoding FCD domain-containing protein; this encodes MPVEWQPVRQARTHELVLQSIEERVFAGELKAGDRLPAERELAPVLGVSRSALREALRVLETIGVLVAQPGRGPDSGARIVRNPDDALGRLLRLHFALGSYSLHDVLEARVVLERSSWEAAARHARAEDLDAAGELVRRMGEPDVGVADFNDLDTRFHVLIAGSSGNALTSTLTSAVRESVRPLILRALEAVGDWPATAGALNAQHARLLRLVREGRGGEAADLVEEHIRGLHGTLVDENQESGEREGDGNAAR